Proteins from one Plodia interpunctella isolate USDA-ARS_2022_Savannah chromosome 7, ilPloInte3.2, whole genome shotgun sequence genomic window:
- the LOC128671261 gene encoding NAD-dependent protein deacylase-like — protein MCISLLRRINYSLVSYSTFKMVSRQSSDINKFKDALRAAKNIVILSGAGISAESGIPTFRGAGGLWRKYQASALATPEAFKTSPSLVWEFYHYRREVAAKAQPNAGHIAIANYETKYGSEKIITVITQNVDGLHVRAGTKNLIELHGNLYKTRCTKCKEVLVNTDSPICPALENRGAPDANVVGSDILIKELPHCKKCSGLLRPHIVWFGESLDPDVLKKAGDTMESCDVCLVVGTSSVVYPAALFAPQAAARGAVVAEFNIEPTPATHDFQFYFEGPCGTTLPTVLEV, from the exons atgtGCATTAGTTTGTTAAGGAGAATTAATTATAGTCTAGTGTCATATAGTACGTTTAAAATGGTTTCGCGGCAGTCCAgtgatataaataagtttaaagaTGCTTTACGAGCcgctaaaaatattgttatcttGTCTGGCGCCGGAATTAGCGCAGAATCTGGTATCCCTACGTTTAGAGGTGCAGGTGGACTCTGGAGGAAGTACCAGGCCTCCGCATTGGCTACCCCAGAAGCGTTTAAGACGAGTCCAAGTTTGGTTTGGGAATTTTATCATTACAGAAGAGAAGTGGCGGCCAAAGCGCAGCCTAACGCG GGCCATATTGCAATAGCGAATTATGAAACCAAATATGGTTcagagaaaataattacagtGATCACACAAAATGTGGATGGTCTTCATGTCCGAGCTGGTACTAAGAACTTGATAGAACTTCATGGCAACCTGTACAAGACCCGCTGTACCAAATGCAAAGAGGTGTTGGTAAACACAGACAGTCCTATATGTCCA gCTTTAGAAAACAGAGGTGCTCCTGATGCAAATGTGGTTGGATCAGATATACTGATCAAAGAGCTGCCTCATTGTAAAAAGTGCAGTGGACTACTAAGACCACATATTGTATGGTTTGGTGAAAGCTTAGACCCTGATGTACTGAAAAAAGCTG GAGACACGATGGAATCATGCGACGTTTGCCTGGTGGTGGGGACATCATCAGTGGTGTACCCGGCCGCGCTGTTCGCGCCACAAGCGGCCGCGCGCGGCGCTGTCGTCGCAGAGTTTAATATTGAACCTACTCCAGCTACTCACGACTTCCAGTTCTACTTCGAGGGACCTTGTGGAACTACCCTACCTACTGTGTTGGAggtttaa
- the Rab27 gene encoding ras-related protein Rab-27A: MDYDYLIKLLCVGDSGVGKTSFLYKYTDGVFHTQFISTVGIDFREKTVIYQQSGRQHRIHLQLWDTAGQERFRSLTTAFYRDAMGFLLLFDLTNEASFLEVRNWIEQLKTHSLSDDPDIVLCGHKCDLQEKRLVNQNRAREFAKNYNLPYLETSAKSGQNIDRAIEILLDKVMHRMESSVEYAMLCASGRRRQSLQKLQAKQDRNLCTC; this comes from the exons ATGGATTACGATTATCtcataaaattactttgtgtGGGGGATTCTGGAGTCGGAAAAACAAGCTTTCTTTACAAGTACACAGATGGAGTgtttcacacacaatttatttcaacagtGGGCATCGATTTCCGAGAAAAAACTGTG ATATATCAGCAAAGTGGGCGCCAACATCGAATTCATTTGCAACTTTGGGACACTGCTGGACAAGAAAG attTCGGAGTTTAACAACAGCATTCTACAGAGATGCAATGGGATTCTTGCTGCTATTTGACTTGACTAATGAAGCATCTTTTCTTGAAGTGAGAAATTGGATTGAACAGCTAAag ACGCACAGTTTAAGTGACGATCCTGACATTGTCCTGTGCGGCCACAAATGTGACCTGCAGGAAAAACGGCTGGTCAATCAGAATCGTGCCAGGGAGTTTGCCAAAAATTACAACTTGCCATATTTGGAGACCAGTGCCAAAAGTGGACAGAATATAGACCGTGCTATTGAGATACTTCTGGATAAAGTTATGCACAG aatgGAGTCATCAGTAGAATATGCAATGCTGTGTGCGTCAGGACGACGTCGACAGTCTTTGCAAAAACTGCAAGCGAAACAGGACCGAAATCTATGTACCTGCTAA